The Winogradskyella schleiferi genome has a window encoding:
- a CDS encoding Ig-like domain-containing protein has product MRLLFVRILSFILIAISIASCANRGNPTGGEKDIEPPIITESDPENYSTNFKGNEIRIYFDEYVKIKDLRKQLIISPPMDTAPIVTPAGGASKYISITIQDTLKDNTTYAFNFGESIVDNNESNPYPYYRYVFSTGDVIDSLFVKGYVEDALLKEPDTFVSVMLYEADSTYTDSIVYKQKPRYITNTLDSVTTFSIDNVKAGTYKLIALKDKNSNYTFDQKNEKIGFNEGFITVPEDSTASNKLTLFKERVNFKAIRPTQDGETRIIFPYEGDYENMRIELLGEQPEGYKTRIVKDKEKDTLYYWYKPKFEIDTTFFTVTNGKQIDTFKHRFRTIKADSLKMTALTKGTLNYEDEFTMEANIPLSKIDTTKINLMDKDSLSVPYKVQYDSIFNRYKFPIDKQEGQKYNFTMLPGTFTDFYDNSNKDTLNYTVRTKMKSEYGNIRVNLRNAKLPLIVQLVNDKGDVLYERYAKDSPVVDFTNLESRQYSLRAIYDTNENGKYDTGNYLLGIQPERVAYSQPIDPVRSSFDFVIDFTLAD; this is encoded by the coding sequence ATGCGTTTACTTTTCGTACGAATTTTAAGTTTTATTTTAATTGCAATTAGCATTGCGAGTTGCGCTAATCGTGGCAATCCAACAGGAGGAGAAAAAGATATTGAACCACCTATTATCACAGAATCTGATCCAGAAAATTATTCTACTAATTTCAAGGGTAACGAGATTAGAATCTATTTTGATGAGTATGTTAAAATAAAAGATCTTAGAAAACAACTTATTATTTCGCCTCCAATGGATACGGCTCCCATTGTAACACCAGCCGGTGGAGCGAGCAAATATATTTCTATCACCATTCAAGACACCTTAAAAGACAACACCACCTATGCTTTCAATTTTGGAGAAAGTATTGTGGATAATAACGAATCCAACCCTTATCCTTATTATCGTTACGTGTTTTCTACGGGAGATGTTATCGATTCATTGTTTGTAAAAGGTTACGTTGAAGATGCCTTGCTGAAAGAACCAGATACCTTTGTTTCAGTGATGCTTTATGAAGCAGATTCTACCTATACGGATTCAATTGTGTACAAACAGAAACCAAGATATATTACCAATACACTTGATAGTGTGACGACCTTTAGCATCGATAATGTGAAAGCAGGAACTTACAAACTGATTGCTTTAAAAGACAAAAACTCAAATTACACCTTTGATCAGAAGAACGAAAAAATAGGCTTTAACGAAGGTTTTATTACAGTACCTGAAGATTCAACTGCTTCCAATAAGCTAACATTATTTAAAGAACGTGTAAATTTTAAAGCCATTAGACCAACACAGGACGGCGAAACCAGAATTATTTTTCCATACGAAGGCGATTACGAAAATATGAGAATTGAACTTCTAGGAGAGCAACCTGAAGGCTATAAAACACGAATTGTAAAAGATAAAGAAAAGGACACTTTATATTATTGGTACAAACCAAAATTTGAAATCGATACCACTTTTTTCACTGTTACCAATGGAAAACAAATTGACACTTTTAAACATCGCTTTAGAACTATAAAAGCGGATTCTTTAAAAATGACGGCTTTAACTAAAGGCACTTTGAATTATGAAGATGAATTCACCATGGAAGCCAATATTCCTTTATCTAAAATTGATACCACAAAAATCAATTTGATGGATAAAGATTCTCTTTCTGTGCCTTATAAAGTACAATACGATTCTATTTTTAATCGCTACAAATTTCCAATCGATAAACAAGAAGGTCAGAAATATAATTTTACGATGTTGCCTGGTACGTTTACCGATTTCTATGACAATTCTAATAAAGACACGTTGAATTATACGGTACGTACAAAGATGAAGTCTGAATACGGCAATATAAGGGTCAATCTCAGAAATGCTAAACTACCCTTAATTGTGCAACTCGTAAATGATAAAGGAGACGTTCTTTACGAGCGTTATGCAAAAGATTCGCCTGTAGTGGATTTTACCAATTTAGAATCCAGACAGTACAGTTTGCGTGCCATTTATGACACCAATGAAAATGGAAAATACGATACAGGAAATTACTTGTTAGGCATTCAGCCCGAGCGTGTTGCATATTCACAACCCATTGATCCAGTTCGTTCTAGTTTTGACTTCGTAATCGATTTTACATTAGCAGATTAA
- a CDS encoding amidohydrolase, translated as MSNALKVALIQTDLVWENPEENRRILNDKIDAISTGVDLVILPEMFTSGFTMNPTAVAETMNGSTINWLKAKAKANQVAVMGSLVISEKNNFYNRMVCVEPSGNITYYDKRHTFTLAGEHKVYSAGTEKVIFNYQGWKICPLVCYDLRFPVWARNVEDYDLLIYVANWPKIRIEAWDALLKARAIENMAYCIGVNRVGLDGNNYEYSGHSAAYDVLGNRIDALVENEVATEIVTLEKGNIKKYRKKLNFLNDRDDFNLLM; from the coding sequence ATGAGTAACGCTCTGAAAGTTGCCTTAATACAAACGGATTTAGTCTGGGAAAACCCGGAAGAAAATAGACGTATATTAAATGATAAGATCGATGCCATTTCAACTGGTGTCGATCTTGTTATTTTACCAGAAATGTTTACGTCTGGCTTTACTATGAATCCAACTGCCGTAGCTGAAACTATGAATGGAAGTACCATTAATTGGTTAAAGGCTAAAGCTAAAGCAAATCAAGTTGCTGTTATGGGAAGTCTTGTAATTTCCGAAAAAAACAACTTTTATAATCGTATGGTTTGTGTTGAGCCTTCAGGAAATATCACATACTACGATAAGCGCCATACATTCACCTTAGCTGGCGAACATAAAGTATATTCCGCAGGAACAGAAAAAGTGATTTTCAATTATCAAGGTTGGAAAATCTGTCCACTTGTGTGTTATGATTTGCGTTTTCCGGTTTGGGCAAGAAATGTTGAAGACTACGATCTTTTAATATACGTTGCTAATTGGCCAAAAATTAGAATTGAGGCTTGGGATGCCCTTTTAAAAGCAAGAGCCATAGAAAACATGGCCTATTGTATTGGTGTGAATAGAGTAGGGCTGGATGGAAATAATTATGAATATTCTGGTCATTCGGCGGCTTACGATGTTTTGGGTAATAGAATAGACGCTCTAGTTGAAAACGAAGTCGCCACTGAGATTGTAACTTTAGAAAAAGGCAATATCAAGAAATATCGAAAAAAACTAAATTTCTTAAATGATAGAGATGATTTTAATCTGCTAATGTAA
- a CDS encoding methionine aminotransferase, translating to MNIKSKLPNVGTTIFTVMSALAKEHNAINLSQGFPNYPSSQKLNDLVTKAMNNGYNQYAPMAGNLDLRLAISHKYELLYKSTYHPEKEITVTAGATQAIYTIISAFIRPKDEVLIFKPAYDCYEPAVEINGGKTIPIQLSAPNYKVNWEEVASKISGKTKMIIINSPHNPSGTIWSKDDMLQLQKLTENTNIIVLSDEVYEPIVFDDAQHQSACLFHDLKLRSFITASFRKTFHNTGWKIGYCCAAEHLMSEFRKVHQFNVFSVHHPAQKGIADYMQDEETYLNLGTFFQRKRDLFLNLISESRFKCQPSKGTYFQVLDYSEITDEYDVDFAKRLTKEFKIASIPLSVFNENGKDDKVLRFCFAKTDDTLVKAAEILCKI from the coding sequence ATGAATATAAAATCAAAATTGCCCAACGTTGGCACCACAATTTTCACGGTAATGAGTGCTTTGGCAAAAGAGCACAATGCCATAAACTTGTCGCAAGGATTTCCAAATTATCCTAGTTCACAAAAATTGAATGATTTGGTAACCAAAGCTATGAATAATGGTTACAACCAATACGCACCAATGGCTGGGAATTTAGATTTACGCTTGGCAATTTCCCATAAATATGAATTGCTTTACAAAAGCACCTACCACCCTGAAAAGGAAATCACGGTTACGGCAGGAGCAACCCAAGCAATTTATACAATTATTTCAGCATTTATAAGACCGAAAGATGAAGTCCTGATTTTTAAACCAGCTTACGATTGTTATGAACCAGCCGTTGAAATTAATGGAGGAAAAACAATCCCTATTCAATTATCTGCTCCGAATTATAAAGTTAATTGGGAAGAAGTCGCTTCAAAAATTTCGGGTAAAACTAAAATGATAATCATCAATTCGCCTCACAATCCAAGTGGGACCATTTGGTCTAAAGATGATATGCTTCAACTACAGAAATTAACTGAAAACACTAATATTATAGTATTGAGCGACGAGGTTTACGAACCTATTGTTTTTGATGATGCACAACACCAAAGCGCCTGTTTATTTCACGATTTAAAACTACGCAGTTTCATAACCGCTTCATTCAGAAAGACCTTTCATAACACAGGTTGGAAAATTGGCTATTGTTGTGCAGCAGAGCATTTAATGTCAGAATTTAGAAAAGTGCATCAGTTTAATGTGTTTTCTGTGCATCATCCCGCACAAAAAGGCATAGCAGATTATATGCAAGATGAGGAAACCTATTTAAATTTGGGTACGTTTTTTCAACGGAAACGTGATTTATTCTTGAATTTAATTTCCGAATCAAGATTCAAATGTCAACCCTCAAAAGGTACCTATTTTCAAGTATTGGATTATTCTGAAATTACCGATGAATACGATGTAGATTTTGCGAAACGACTGACCAAGGAATTTAAGATTGCATCGATTCCGTTGTCGGTTTTTAATGAAAATGGTAAAGATGACAAAGTCTTACGTTTTTGTTTTGCCAAAACCGATGACACTTTAGTTAAAGCTGCTGAAATTTTATGTAAAATTTAA
- a CDS encoding S46 family peptidase translates to MRFLKILFLFIVFQVSAQQGGMWIPSLLEGMNEDEMQSLGSKLTAQDIYDVNNSSLKDAIGHFNGGCTSEVISDQGLVLTNHHCGFGQIQSHSSLENDYLKDGFWAMNLEEELPNNGLYIEFIVSIHDVTEVALKDVTDAMTETEKQSQISKNTNAALKDWPRESWQDVKTKAFYEGNQYFLFVTERFDDIRLVGAPPTSIGKFGSDTDNWVFPRHTGDFSLFRIYADANNRPAAYSKDNVPYKPKHFLPISLDGVEEGDFTMVFGFPGTTSEYLPAVAIEHITEEFNPTNIAIREAALKVIDQKMKESDDVRIKYASKQARIANAWKKWIGENLGIERTNAVEKRREFEATFTKALKEKGLEDKYGNILPEFDKLYEEFAPINIKRRNFIEVFLVTNELMQMTYRAYQVEQAILDNPENLERGKEYLTGQLKGIHKNYDVDLDKGVYLNVMPLYGKPVDASIYDNTAFTNLDSALKLLEGDADAVIKNLNNDAAYAYAKPIIAEFFNSIDAEYKERNAPITALQTKYMTALMEALPNERYFPDANSTLRVTYGQVRGYSPRDAVYYLPVSHLVGVMEKYVPNDYEFDVPQKLIDLYEAKDYGQYADKNGKMPVCFLGTNHTTGGNSGSPAIDAEGNLVGLNFDRVWEGTMSDMYYDAEISRNIMVDLRYVLFIVDKYAGAKHLIDEMELVHPKQDSGKMKKSKKRKRKKKKKKSNK, encoded by the coding sequence ATGCGCTTTTTAAAAATTCTTTTTCTTTTTATTGTTTTTCAAGTTTCGGCTCAACAAGGTGGTATGTGGATTCCTTCGCTTTTAGAAGGTATGAACGAAGACGAAATGCAAAGTTTAGGCAGTAAATTAACGGCTCAGGATATTTACGACGTAAACAATTCCAGCTTAAAAGATGCCATTGGTCATTTTAATGGCGGCTGTACAAGTGAAGTGATTTCAGATCAAGGTTTGGTGCTTACCAATCATCATTGTGGTTTTGGTCAGATTCAATCGCATTCATCTCTGGAAAACGATTATTTAAAGGATGGATTTTGGGCGATGAATTTGGAAGAAGAATTACCAAACAATGGCTTATATATTGAGTTTATTGTAAGTATTCATGATGTTACGGAAGTCGCACTAAAGGATGTAACCGATGCAATGACAGAAACGGAAAAGCAATCGCAAATTTCAAAAAACACCAATGCAGCGCTAAAGGATTGGCCAAGGGAATCATGGCAAGATGTTAAGACCAAAGCATTTTATGAAGGCAATCAGTATTTTCTTTTTGTAACGGAGCGTTTTGATGATATTCGTTTGGTTGGTGCGCCACCAACTAGTATTGGTAAATTTGGAAGTGACACAGACAATTGGGTTTTCCCTAGACATACTGGCGATTTTTCTTTGTTCAGAATCTATGCCGATGCTAACAATCGTCCTGCAGCATATAGCAAGGACAATGTGCCTTACAAGCCAAAGCATTTTCTACCTATCTCATTGGATGGTGTTGAAGAAGGCGATTTTACTATGGTATTTGGTTTTCCAGGAACGACAAGCGAATATTTACCTGCTGTTGCCATTGAACATATAACTGAAGAATTTAATCCCACAAATATTGCCATTCGCGAAGCCGCTCTAAAAGTCATTGACCAAAAAATGAAAGAAAGCGATGACGTACGGATTAAATATGCGTCTAAACAAGCGCGAATCGCAAATGCTTGGAAAAAATGGATTGGCGAAAATTTGGGAATTGAAAGAACTAATGCTGTTGAAAAACGTCGTGAATTTGAAGCGACTTTTACCAAAGCCTTAAAAGAAAAAGGATTAGAGGATAAATACGGAAACATTCTACCAGAATTTGATAAACTTTATGAAGAATTTGCGCCAATAAATATTAAGCGTAGAAACTTTATTGAAGTCTTTTTAGTGACCAACGAGCTAATGCAGATGACTTATAGAGCGTACCAAGTGGAACAAGCAATTCTCGACAATCCAGAAAACCTTGAAAGAGGAAAAGAATATTTAACTGGTCAGTTGAAAGGGATTCATAAAAATTATGATGTGGATTTAGACAAAGGTGTTTACCTAAATGTGATGCCTTTATATGGTAAACCTGTGGATGCTTCAATTTATGATAACACTGCTTTTACCAATTTGGATTCGGCTTTAAAATTATTGGAAGGCGATGCAGATGCTGTGATAAAAAATCTTAACAATGATGCGGCTTATGCTTATGCAAAACCTATTATTGCTGAGTTTTTTAATTCTATTGACGCTGAATACAAAGAAAGAAACGCTCCGATTACCGCATTACAAACCAAATATATGACGGCACTGATGGAAGCATTACCCAATGAGCGTTATTTTCCGGATGCCAATAGTACGCTTCGTGTGACTTATGGCCAAGTAAGAGGCTATTCGCCAAGAGATGCGGTTTATTATTTACCTGTTAGCCATTTGGTCGGTGTCATGGAAAAGTATGTCCCTAACGATTATGAGTTTGATGTGCCACAAAAACTAATTGATTTATACGAAGCTAAAGATTACGGTCAATATGCTGATAAAAATGGAAAAATGCCAGTTTGCTTTTTAGGCACCAATCACACCACAGGTGGAAACTCCGGAAGTCCAGCTATTGATGCCGAAGGTAATTTAGTCGGATTGAATTTTGATCGCGTTTGGGAAGGCACCATGAGCGATATGTATTATGATGCGGAAATCTCGAGAAACATTATGGTCGATTTGCGTTATGTGCTTTTTATTGTTGATAAATATGCTGGTGCAAAGCATCTGATTGATGAGATGGAATTGGTGCATCCTAAGCAGGATAGTGGTAAAATGAAGAAGAGCAAAAAGAGGAAGAGGAAGAAGAAAAAGAAGAAAAGCAACAAATGA
- a CDS encoding very short patch repair endonuclease, with product MYSEEKIKVPRFNEESGFYTTKKRSKVMSKIRGKNTKPELLFRKALWKKGVRYRIDSKKLPGRPDVSIKKYKLAIFIDGEFWHGYNWDERKDKLKTNRGFWIPKIERNMQRDREVNDQLTELGFTIFRFWDHEVKNNLKTCINDVMVYLDMAKPIEQI from the coding sequence ATGTATTCCGAAGAAAAAATAAAAGTCCCAAGATTCAATGAGGAATCAGGTTTCTATACCACAAAGAAACGCTCAAAAGTAATGAGCAAAATCCGTGGTAAAAACACTAAACCAGAACTGTTATTTCGTAAAGCACTTTGGAAAAAAGGCGTACGTTATCGCATAGATAGCAAAAAGCTACCAGGACGACCAGATGTAAGCATTAAAAAATACAAATTGGCTATTTTTATTGATGGCGAGTTTTGGCATGGCTATAATTGGGATGAACGAAAGGACAAACTAAAGACCAATCGTGGGTTTTGGATTCCCAAAATTGAACGGAATATGCAGCGCGATCGAGAAGTTAATGACCAACTCACAGAACTAGGTTTTACCATATTTAGATTTTGGGATCACGAAGTCAAAAATAATCTAAAAACTTGTATTAACGATGTGATGGTGTATTTGGATATGGCAAAACCAATCGAACAAATTTGA
- a CDS encoding Bax inhibitor-1/YccA family protein: MENQFPNESQGKIMIGSLSDVDRVAFYKKTYAHVAGGVLAFILFEYLLLQSDTIVDFMLSMTEGYKWLLMLGGFMLATNYAEGMALRTSDKNMQYLAYGIYIFFEALIFVPMIYIAAFYMESGPEILNQAAIVTLALFTGLSAAVLMTKTDFSFLKTGLTIGFFIAIGLIIAGTIFGFNLGLWFSVAMCLLAGGSILYQTSNLVKKYGVEDYIPAALGLFASLMLLFWYILRIFMSRD, translated from the coding sequence ATGGAAAATCAATTCCCAAACGAATCCCAAGGAAAAATCATGATTGGCAGTCTTTCAGATGTTGATCGTGTTGCCTTTTACAAAAAAACGTACGCACACGTTGCAGGCGGAGTACTTGCTTTTATTTTATTTGAATATCTTTTATTGCAAAGCGATACTATAGTAGATTTTATGCTATCAATGACTGAAGGTTATAAATGGTTGCTAATGCTTGGTGGTTTTATGCTCGCTACAAATTACGCGGAAGGTATGGCATTGCGGACATCAGATAAGAACATGCAATATTTGGCTTATGGTATTTACATATTTTTTGAAGCTTTAATTTTTGTGCCGATGATATATATAGCTGCGTTCTATATGGAATCAGGTCCGGAAATTCTTAACCAAGCAGCTATTGTGACCTTAGCCTTATTTACTGGATTATCGGCTGCAGTTTTAATGACAAAAACCGATTTTTCATTCTTAAAAACAGGATTGACCATTGGTTTCTTTATAGCCATTGGTTTAATTATAGCAGGAACAATTTTCGGCTTTAACTTAGGTTTATGGTTTTCTGTAGCCATGTGCTTATTAGCAGGAGGTTCTATTTTATACCAAACGTCTAATTTGGTTAAAAAATATGGTGTTGAGGATTATATTCCAGCAGCATTAGGCTTGTTTGCATCCTTGATGTTATTGTTTTGGTATATCTTAAGAATCTTTATGTCTAGGGATTAA
- a CDS encoding zinc metallopeptidase: MMGYYILIGAIALVSWLVSNQLKRKFAKYSKVQLRNGLSGREIAEKMLADNGIYDVEVISTPGQLTDHYNPKNKTVNLSESVYNQRNAASAAVAAHECGHAVQHAQAYSALGMRSALVPIVSVTSGMSQWLVIGGLILGAAAGVGLGYWVAVAGLVFMGFATLFSFITLPVEYDASNRALAWLKNKNMVTPEEYAGSEDALKWAARTYLVAAIGALASLLYWALQVFGGRD; encoded by the coding sequence ATGATGGGATATTACATACTGATTGGTGCTATTGCCTTAGTGAGCTGGTTAGTTAGTAATCAACTTAAACGTAAATTCGCTAAGTACTCTAAAGTACAATTGCGCAACGGTTTATCAGGAAGAGAGATTGCAGAAAAGATGTTGGCTGATAACGGTATTTACGACGTAGAAGTGATTTCTACACCAGGACAATTAACAGATCATTACAACCCAAAAAATAAAACCGTTAACTTAAGTGAATCGGTTTACAACCAACGCAATGCGGCTTCGGCTGCGGTTGCTGCCCACGAGTGTGGCCATGCTGTACAACATGCACAAGCCTATAGTGCATTAGGTATGCGTTCTGCTTTGGTACCCATTGTAAGTGTGACCTCTGGGATGTCGCAATGGTTAGTTATTGGTGGCTTAATTTTAGGAGCTGCTGCCGGAGTCGGCCTAGGCTATTGGGTTGCTGTTGCAGGTCTGGTTTTTATGGGCTTTGCCACATTATTTAGCTTTATCACCTTACCTGTAGAATACGACGCAAGTAACAGAGCTTTGGCTTGGTTAAAAAACAAGAATATGGTAACACCAGAAGAATATGCTGGTTCTGAAGACGCACTTAAATGGGCGGCAAGGACTTATTTGGTGGCTGCAATTGGTGCATTGGCTTCGTTGTTGTATTGGGCACTTCAAGTTTTTGGTGGTAGAGATTAA